In the Ilumatobacteraceae bacterium genome, one interval contains:
- a CDS encoding DUF6049 family protein, whose amino-acid sequence MTVQVRSHRAIATRAGVAAAVAGDPGPVLDILEFDLDDVAVFDEETGERRLMVDVPIAAGVAEVNQLDLLQEGVHPVSVQIRRGGLLIAEATTLVDVIRTDGPGRGPLAFTILAALRDSGPLPNESESVAAAVEIERLIELVNAVDEPVTVALPPTYLSTVLDRTVQLGGELTAALDADDRLLVLPDQPLDPSAAVEAGLEDELARGIANGEAQLDQRFSVTPTVRGAWIADGPITAEGATAIRSLGIPLLVVPFDRYLTLGNNLGAFTDPTLMFDAALTDDSAMRMMVVDPIVELLDPDAEGSPIERAVHLMADASALRYQLDPDRRSLILTTPDIGIPDPAVLGELSLLAAQHPAITFQTVGQIPDLTNTLFNGGTPVVVDLDPRPGISLGARAQAAQIVRLHAADTASMLPADDPRPGAWDQDLRTALSTGLTGRESAEIVDAVDTDIDLVRAQVVQPEPFSFTIAGDAAPIPLRVENRGDTPLRVQVHVESDKLDFPSGDFEQLLEANQITNVDIPVEARSNGVFPVVVELRTPNGTALTEPVELTARVSTLTGLGRLVTVGALLVLATWWFSYFRRRRIERRANGIVEAQERHPTVAADPRPAHDADDEQ is encoded by the coding sequence ATGACGGTGCAGGTCCGATCGCACCGCGCGATCGCGACACGAGCCGGGGTCGCCGCGGCGGTCGCCGGCGACCCGGGCCCGGTGCTCGACATCCTCGAGTTCGATCTCGACGACGTCGCGGTGTTCGACGAGGAGACCGGCGAACGACGGCTGATGGTCGACGTGCCGATCGCGGCCGGGGTGGCCGAGGTCAACCAACTCGACCTGCTGCAGGAGGGCGTCCACCCCGTGTCGGTCCAGATCCGACGCGGCGGACTGCTCATCGCCGAAGCGACCACGTTGGTCGACGTGATCCGCACCGACGGTCCGGGGCGCGGACCGCTCGCGTTCACGATCCTCGCTGCGCTGCGCGACAGCGGGCCGCTGCCGAATGAGAGCGAGTCGGTCGCCGCCGCGGTCGAGATCGAGCGACTCATCGAACTCGTGAACGCCGTCGATGAACCCGTCACCGTCGCGCTGCCCCCGACCTACCTGTCCACGGTGCTCGACCGCACCGTCCAGCTCGGTGGCGAACTGACGGCGGCGCTCGACGCCGACGACCGACTGCTCGTGCTGCCCGACCAGCCACTCGATCCCTCGGCCGCCGTCGAGGCGGGGCTCGAGGACGAACTCGCTCGGGGCATCGCCAACGGCGAGGCGCAGCTCGACCAGCGGTTCAGCGTGACGCCGACCGTCCGAGGGGCCTGGATCGCCGACGGGCCGATCACCGCCGAGGGGGCCACGGCGATCAGAAGTCTCGGCATCCCGCTGCTCGTCGTGCCGTTCGATCGGTACCTCACCCTCGGCAACAACCTCGGCGCGTTCACCGATCCGACGTTGATGTTCGACGCCGCGCTCACCGACGACTCGGCGATGCGGATGATGGTGGTCGATCCGATCGTCGAACTGCTCGACCCCGATGCCGAGGGCAGCCCGATCGAACGGGCGGTCCATCTGATGGCCGACGCGAGCGCACTGCGCTACCAGCTCGACCCCGACCGACGTTCGCTGATCCTCACCACGCCCGACATCGGCATCCCCGACCCCGCTGTGCTCGGCGAACTCTCCCTGCTCGCGGCCCAGCACCCGGCCATCACGTTCCAGACCGTCGGGCAGATCCCCGACCTCACCAACACGCTGTTCAACGGCGGCACACCCGTCGTCGTCGACCTCGACCCCCGTCCCGGCATCAGCCTCGGCGCTCGGGCACAGGCCGCCCAGATCGTGCGGCTCCACGCGGCCGACACCGCGTCGATGCTGCCCGCCGACGACCCGAGGCCCGGAGCGTGGGACCAGGACCTGCGGACCGCGCTGTCGACCGGACTCACCGGGAGGGAGTCGGCCGAGATCGTCGATGCGGTCGACACCGACATCGACCTGGTGCGCGCCCAGGTCGTCCAGCCCGAACCGTTCTCGTTCACGATCGCCGGCGACGCGGCGCCGATCCCGCTGCGCGTCGAGAACCGTGGTGACACACCGCTGCGCGTCCAGGTGCACGTCGAGTCCGACAAGCTCGACTTCCCGAGCGGCGACTTCGAACAGTTGCTCGAAGCCAACCAGATCACCAACGTCGACATCCCGGTCGAGGCTCGCTCCAACGGTGTGTTCCCCGTGGTGGTCGAACTCCGCACGCCGAACGGCACGGCGCTCACCGAACCGGTCGAGCTGACGGCCCGCGTCAGCACGCTCACCGGCCTCGGTCGGCTCGTCACCGTCGGCGCCCTGCTGGTGCTGGCCACCTGGTGGTTCAGCTACTTCCGACGACGCCGGATCGAGCGCCGCGCCAACGGCATCGTCGAAGCACAGGAACGGCACCCGACCGTGGCCGCCGACCCACGCCCGGCACACGATGCCGACGACGAGCAGTAG
- a CDS encoding GNAT family N-acetyltransferase: MRQWPNDPTVAHLIFVDHQTVPTREVVESAVEHAWAKGARAIRTSALFPASAAMVASAGFAPIDQLALLQVQLDQTTMRRLGEPRHRTRSMTPWSHHVAAAVDQRAFGPLWGNDAASLRDIRTATPAHRARMVRVGRRLAGFALAGAAADSGYLQRIAVDPEHRRLGIARDLVIDALTWMHADRRLRALVNTGVDNHAALALYEGLGFTRLPDLLTIAERRSPE; the protein is encoded by the coding sequence ATGCGCCAGTGGCCCAACGACCCCACCGTCGCGCACCTGATCTTCGTCGACCACCAGACGGTGCCGACCAGGGAGGTCGTCGAGTCGGCCGTCGAGCACGCCTGGGCCAAGGGCGCCCGCGCGATCCGGACCTCGGCGCTCTTCCCGGCGTCGGCGGCGATGGTCGCGTCGGCCGGCTTCGCGCCGATCGATCAGCTCGCGCTGCTCCAGGTCCAGCTCGACCAGACCACGATGCGCCGCCTGGGCGAACCGCGTCACCGAACCCGGTCGATGACGCCGTGGAGCCATCACGTGGCCGCCGCGGTCGACCAGCGGGCGTTCGGGCCGCTGTGGGGCAACGACGCTGCCAGCCTGCGCGACATCCGCACCGCCACGCCTGCGCACCGGGCTCGGATGGTGCGGGTGGGTCGTCGCCTCGCCGGGTTCGCGCTCGCCGGCGCAGCGGCCGACAGCGGTTACCTCCAGCGGATCGCCGTCGACCCGGAGCATCGGCGTCTGGGCATCGCTCGCGACCTGGTCATCGACGCCTTGACGTGGATGCACGCCGACCGGCGGCTCCGTGCCCTCGTCAACACCGGTGTCGACAACCACGCCGCCCTCGCGTTGTACGAAGGGCTCGGGTTCACCCGGTTGCCCGACCTCCTGACCATCGCCGAGCGACGCTCACCAGAATGA
- a CDS encoding CCA tRNA nucleotidyltransferase: protein MIPDRFTPVLAELAPLAERFESAGHRLYLVGGTVRDLLMDAQGDEHDLDLTTDARPDEIKACLAGWATALWTQGERFGTIGAKFGERVYEITTFRAESYTDDSRKPHVTYADDIETDLGRRDFTINAMALELTGGGTPTLVDPHGGAVDLLQKVLRTPLGPDISFSDDPLRMLRAARFIARFELEPTEQLLAAVAAMATRLEIVSAERIRDEFDKLITVDHPAGGLWFLYDTGLADQFLPELSLMRLEHDPIHRHKDVLSHTIAVVENVRPPREQPEGRPEFDFRIVRLAALFHDIGKPRTRGYLEGKGTTFHHHDAVGARMTKKRMTALRYSNDDVASVTALVALHLRFHTYRLGWSDAAVRRYVRDADDLLHELNVLTRCDCTTRNEKKAKQLSKRMDDLEARIETLAEAEEIAKIRPELDGKAVMDHLGLAPGREIGEALDFLLEIRLEEGLIGEEASKQRLDAWWSERSS from the coding sequence ATGATTCCCGATCGTTTCACCCCGGTGCTCGCCGAGCTCGCACCGCTCGCCGAACGCTTCGAGTCGGCCGGTCATCGGTTGTACCTGGTCGGCGGCACGGTGCGCGACCTGCTGATGGACGCCCAGGGCGACGAGCACGACCTCGATCTGACCACCGACGCACGTCCCGACGAGATCAAGGCCTGCCTCGCCGGTTGGGCGACGGCGTTGTGGACCCAGGGCGAACGCTTCGGAACGATCGGCGCCAAGTTCGGCGAACGCGTCTACGAGATCACCACGTTCCGCGCCGAGTCGTACACCGACGACTCCCGCAAACCGCACGTCACCTACGCCGACGACATCGAGACCGACCTCGGGCGTCGCGACTTCACCATCAACGCGATGGCCCTCGAGCTCACCGGCGGCGGCACGCCGACGCTCGTCGATCCGCACGGCGGTGCCGTCGACCTGCTCCAGAAGGTGCTCAGGACCCCGCTCGGGCCCGACATCAGCTTCAGCGACGATCCGCTCCGGATGCTTCGAGCGGCCCGGTTCATCGCCCGGTTCGAGCTGGAGCCGACCGAGCAGCTGCTCGCCGCGGTCGCAGCGATGGCGACGCGGCTCGAGATCGTGTCGGCCGAACGCATCCGCGACGAGTTCGACAAGTTGATCACGGTCGACCATCCGGCCGGTGGCCTGTGGTTCCTCTACGACACCGGTCTCGCCGACCAGTTCCTCCCCGAGCTCTCGCTGATGCGGCTCGAGCACGACCCGATCCATCGTCACAAGGACGTGCTGTCGCACACGATCGCCGTCGTCGAGAACGTCCGTCCGCCCCGTGAACAGCCCGAGGGTCGCCCCGAGTTCGACTTCCGGATCGTGCGGCTCGCGGCCCTGTTCCACGACATCGGCAAGCCGAGGACCCGTGGCTATCTCGAGGGCAAGGGCACCACGTTCCACCACCACGACGCGGTCGGGGCGCGCATGACCAAGAAGCGCATGACCGCCCTGCGTTACTCGAACGACGACGTCGCGTCGGTCACGGCGTTGGTTGCGCTCCACCTGCGGTTCCACACGTACCGGCTGGGCTGGTCCGATGCGGCGGTGCGTCGGTACGTGCGCGACGCCGACGACCTCCTGCACGAGCTGAACGTGTTGACGCGCTGCGACTGCACGACGCGCAACGAGAAGAAGGCCAAGCAGCTGTCGAAACGGATGGACGACCTCGAGGCGCGCATCGAGACGTTGGCCGAAGCCGAGGAGATCGCCAAGATCCGCCCGGAACTCGACGGCAAGGCGGTGATGGATCACCTGGGTCTGGCACCCGGCCGCGAGATCGGCGAGGCGCTCGACTTCCTGCTCGAGATCCGGCTCGAGGAGGGCTTGATCGGCGAGGAGGCGAGCAAACAGCGGCTCGACGCCTGGTGGTCGGAGCGCTCGTCGTGA
- a CDS encoding EAL domain-containing protein encodes MSSSSNFAAVVIGLVAIVTLVLSVWNSRRQRRKLQWQLAAVRSAGAEVKRLLDELPEAVLLVDREFVVQSTNAAAMTLFDMDTSDLVGAHLLDHTDGEDELALDAAMRRALDGEVDPIQIEVVAGADRRVIVEASFHLPKHHDEASLDGQRLLVRLRDVSEREQQTRALDQARRRFQQAFQSAPTGMALVRLDDGRIVDANQSLGEMLRRNVKELVGCTLREFTHPDDVRAAQPHRARLELGIVDSFRIDQRYRRRDGEFVWARTRVSTTEDDGVMLAITHIEDVTEQRRAAEQLRYAARHDELTALPNRSYLMHILHDRLATAGIDGVAVLFVDLDQFKVVNDSLGHEVGDLLIQEVAGRLRSALRDDDVLARFGGDEFIVVLSGEPVDVAERLRKAVHPPITIGEHELYVTASIGYATNHEVGMSPNDMLRDADAAMYRAKARGRDCVEAFEAGGHETGVQALRTTGELRRGIERGEVVPYFQPIVDLESGRALGFEVLARWLHPDRGLLPPVEFLPLAEETGLLVDLGARILRDSMAQLAQWRTAGHAFANCSLSVNVGTRQLVDPNFYDVVVDALAETGLDAGSLWLEITETALLADVKAATVALRELRSLGLHLSVDDFGTGYSSLTYLKRFPVEAIKIDRSFVAGLGIESEDSTIVEAVVRLGQSLGLNVVAEGIESPLQLARLRDLGCDRGQGYLFGRPRPAELIERERANV; translated from the coding sequence GTGAGCAGTAGTTCGAACTTCGCCGCGGTCGTCATCGGCCTCGTCGCGATCGTCACCCTGGTGCTCAGCGTGTGGAACTCACGGCGGCAGCGGCGAAAGCTCCAGTGGCAGCTCGCCGCGGTGCGTTCGGCGGGCGCCGAGGTGAAGCGGCTGCTCGACGAGTTGCCCGAGGCGGTCCTCCTCGTCGACCGCGAGTTCGTGGTGCAGTCGACGAACGCGGCAGCGATGACCCTGTTCGACATGGACACGTCCGACCTGGTCGGCGCCCACCTGCTCGATCACACCGACGGCGAAGACGAACTCGCACTCGACGCGGCGATGCGGCGGGCGCTCGACGGTGAGGTCGACCCGATCCAGATCGAAGTCGTCGCCGGTGCCGATCGTCGCGTGATCGTCGAGGCGTCGTTCCACCTGCCGAAGCACCACGACGAGGCATCCCTCGACGGTCAGCGTCTCCTCGTACGACTCCGCGATGTGTCCGAACGCGAGCAGCAGACCCGGGCGCTCGACCAGGCCCGCCGCCGGTTCCAGCAGGCGTTCCAGTCGGCGCCGACCGGGATGGCGCTGGTGCGGCTCGACGACGGCCGGATCGTCGACGCCAACCAGTCGCTCGGCGAGATGTTGCGCCGCAACGTGAAGGAACTCGTCGGCTGCACCCTCCGGGAGTTCACCCACCCCGACGATGTCCGGGCCGCCCAGCCGCACCGGGCCCGACTCGAACTCGGCATCGTCGATTCGTTCCGGATCGACCAGCGCTACCGCCGCCGCGACGGCGAGTTCGTCTGGGCGCGGACCCGGGTCTCGACCACCGAGGACGACGGCGTGATGCTCGCGATCACGCACATCGAAGACGTCACCGAGCAGCGGCGGGCGGCCGAGCAGCTCCGGTACGCGGCCCGTCACGACGAACTGACCGCGCTGCCCAACCGGTCGTACCTGATGCACATCCTCCACGACCGGCTCGCGACCGCCGGCATCGACGGAGTCGCCGTGCTCTTCGTCGACCTCGACCAGTTCAAGGTCGTCAACGACAGCCTCGGGCACGAAGTCGGCGACCTGCTGATCCAGGAGGTCGCCGGACGACTGCGCTCGGCGTTGCGTGACGACGACGTGCTCGCCCGCTTCGGCGGTGACGAGTTCATCGTCGTGCTGAGCGGCGAACCGGTCGACGTCGCCGAACGGCTCCGAAAGGCGGTGCACCCTCCGATCACGATCGGTGAGCACGAGCTGTACGTCACCGCGTCGATCGGCTACGCGACCAATCACGAGGTCGGGATGAGCCCCAACGACATGCTGCGCGACGCCGACGCAGCGATGTACCGGGCCAAGGCGCGCGGCCGCGACTGCGTCGAGGCGTTCGAGGCCGGCGGTCACGAGACCGGCGTGCAGGCGCTGCGCACCACCGGTGAACTGCGGCGCGGCATCGAGCGCGGCGAGGTGGTGCCGTACTTCCAGCCGATCGTCGATCTCGAGTCGGGTCGTGCGCTCGGCTTCGAGGTCCTCGCACGGTGGCTCCATCCCGACCGCGGGCTCCTGCCGCCCGTCGAGTTCCTCCCGCTGGCCGAGGAGACCGGTCTGCTCGTCGATCTCGGCGCGCGCATCCTCCGTGACTCGATGGCCCAGCTCGCCCAATGGCGCACCGCCGGCCATGCGTTCGCCAACTGCAGCCTGTCGGTCAACGTCGGCACCCGCCAGCTGGTCGATCCCAACTTCTACGACGTGGTCGTCGACGCGCTCGCCGAGACCGGTCTCGACGCCGGTTCGCTGTGGCTCGAGATCACCGAGACGGCCCTGCTCGCCGACGTCAAGGCCGCAACGGTCGCCCTGCGCGAGCTGCGCAGCCTCGGTCTGCACCTGTCCGTCGACGACTTCGGAACGGGTTACTCGTCGCTCACGTACCTCAAGCGGTTCCCGGTCGAGGCGATCAAGATCGACCGATCGTTCGTCGCCGGACTCGGGATCGAGAGCGAGGACTCGACCATCGTCGAGGCCGTCGTCCGGCTGGGTCAGTCGCTCGGCCTCAACGTCGTCGCCGAAGGCATCGAGTCACCGCTGCAGCTGGCCCGGCTGCGCGACCTCGGCTGCGATCGTGGTCAGGGCTACCTGTTCGGCCGCCCCCGCCCCGCCGAGCTCATCGAACGCGAACGCGCCAACGTCTGA
- a CDS encoding methyltransferase domain-containing protein, with translation MTTKAISFGRDIPDDAELRLCGDIAGGKRALELGIGRSQNAIAFALAGAKAIAVDPDEGKIESIRAAATEAEVTVACHVTDLADLGFATSGSIELVVADHTIDDSVDDFGRLLRQVHRVLKSSRPFVISVPHPFAGVHSTDELGSKVLPYGTVGRTIGDWHIQLNRANFRVDRILELGVSNISPVPTTLVIRAQKEGD, from the coding sequence GTGACGACCAAGGCAATCTCATTCGGACGCGACATCCCCGATGACGCCGAGCTGCGCCTCTGCGGCGACATCGCCGGCGGCAAGCGAGCCCTCGAACTGGGCATCGGTCGATCGCAGAACGCCATCGCGTTCGCGCTCGCCGGCGCCAAGGCCATCGCCGTCGATCCCGACGAGGGCAAGATCGAGTCGATCCGCGCCGCGGCCACCGAGGCGGAGGTCACCGTCGCCTGCCACGTCACCGACCTCGCCGACCTCGGTTTCGCGACCAGCGGGTCGATCGAACTGGTCGTGGCCGACCACACGATCGACGACAGCGTCGACGACTTCGGTCGGCTCCTGCGTCAGGTGCACCGGGTGCTCAAGTCGAGCCGCCCGTTCGTGATCTCGGTCCCGCACCCGTTCGCCGGCGTGCACTCGACCGACGAGCTGGGGTCGAAGGTGCTGCCGTACGGCACGGTCGGCCGCACGATCGGCGACTGGCACATCCAACTCAACCGGGCCAACTTCCGGGTCGACCGCATCCTCGAACTGGGCGTCAGCAACATCTCGCCCGTGCCGACCACCCTCGTCATCCGAGCCCAAAAAGAAGGCGACTGA
- a CDS encoding DUF5318 family protein, with translation MGFSVGALRGGQQRRGIVDHRLARRMLINQVRLGRISRTEVCDAHPELIRAAKNVGTETTADCPVCEDDKLRIITYVFGYRLPASGRCVSTKKELRQLAAQAQGELTAYVVEACPGCRWHHLLRVLPLSG, from the coding sequence ATGGGTTTCTCGGTCGGCGCACTGCGAGGGGGTCAGCAACGACGCGGCATCGTCGATCATCGGCTCGCTCGCCGCATGCTGATCAACCAGGTGCGGCTCGGCCGGATCAGCCGGACCGAAGTCTGCGACGCCCACCCCGAGTTGATCAGGGCCGCCAAGAACGTCGGCACCGAAACCACCGCCGACTGCCCGGTCTGCGAGGACGACAAGCTCCGCATCATCACGTACGTGTTCGGTTACCGGCTGCCCGCCTCAGGCCGCTGCGTCAGCACCAAGAAGGAGCTGCGACAGCTCGCGGCCCAGGCGCAGGGCGAGTTGACGGCGTACGTGGTCGAGGCCTGCCCGGGCTGTCGCTGGCACCACCTGCTGCGCGTGTTACCGCTCTCCGGCTGA
- a CDS encoding DinB family protein — MAITPDTKNWTWVLDQVCPECGFDAAAVDLASVGALVRDNVAAWPTLLADARVRERPADDQWSALEYGCHVRDVFILFDERLHRMLNEDGPQFANWDQDVTAVEQRYDLQDPAVVSDELVAAGTACAARWDEVTDGDWGRTGDRSDGSSFTIDSFARYFLHDPVHHLADVLAGYGRLGPPAR; from the coding sequence ATGGCGATCACCCCCGACACGAAGAACTGGACCTGGGTGCTCGACCAGGTGTGCCCCGAGTGTGGGTTCGACGCTGCCGCTGTCGACCTGGCCTCCGTCGGTGCGCTGGTGCGCGACAACGTCGCGGCGTGGCCGACGCTGCTCGCCGATGCACGTGTGCGTGAGCGGCCGGCCGACGACCAGTGGTCGGCGCTCGAGTACGGCTGCCACGTCCGTGACGTGTTCATCCTGTTCGACGAACGTCTCCACCGGATGCTGAACGAGGACGGTCCGCAGTTCGCGAACTGGGACCAGGACGTCACCGCCGTCGAGCAGCGCTACGACCTCCAGGACCCGGCCGTCGTGAGCGACGAACTGGTGGCGGCCGGCACCGCCTGTGCGGCCCGATGGGACGAGGTCACCGATGGCGACTGGGGACGAACCGGCGACCGCAGCGACGGATCGTCGTTCACGATCGACAGCTTCGCCCGCTACTTCCTGCACGACCCCGTCCACCATCTGGCCGACGTCCTGGCCGGCTACGGACGACTCGGCCCGCCTGCTCGCTGA
- a CDS encoding DUF4234 domain-containing protein, translating into MPDMPPPPPPPPPPPPRAGAGGASSYPVAPAGGFGVAPPTGQPGQRRSAGLVVLLTIVTCGIWAIVWSYQNGDELQRYSGKGLGGVVHLIVTILASPVTMFLLAGEVEQRYRDDGREPPITTLWGLWFLLPLIGNLIWYLRIQDAINGYWTAHGQTNDPSL; encoded by the coding sequence ATGCCCGACATGCCGCCGCCCCCGCCGCCACCGCCACCACCGCCCCCGCGGGCGGGCGCCGGCGGCGCTTCGTCGTACCCCGTCGCGCCCGCCGGCGGTTTCGGGGTCGCACCACCCACCGGTCAACCGGGCCAACGACGGTCGGCCGGCCTCGTCGTCCTGCTCACGATCGTCACCTGCGGGATCTGGGCGATCGTGTGGTCGTACCAGAACGGCGACGAACTCCAGCGGTACTCGGGCAAGGGACTCGGCGGCGTCGTCCACCTCATCGTGACGATCCTGGCGTCGCCGGTCACCATGTTCCTGCTCGCCGGCGAGGTCGAGCAGCGCTACCGCGACGACGGACGGGAACCGCCGATCACGACGCTGTGGGGTTTGTGGTTCCTGCTCCCGCTGATCGGCAACCTGATCTGGTACCTCCGCATCCAGGACGCGATCAACGGGTACTGGACCGCACACGGGCAGACGAACGACCCGAGTCTCTGA
- the mftD gene encoding pre-mycofactocin synthase MftD (MftD, an enzyme found in the mycofactocin biosynthesis locus, performs an oxidative deamination of 3-amino-5-[(p-hydroxyphenyl)methyl]-4,4-dimethyl-2-pyrrolidinone (AHDP). The resulting compound, now called pre-mycofactocin (PMFT), is a biologically active redox cofactor that can oxidize the non-exchangeable NADH of TIGR03971 family SDR-type oxidoreductases.), with amino-acid sequence MANPWFESVAVAQERAKKRLPKSVYGALIAGTERGTSMSDNLGAFDELGVRPITAGQSPTREMATEVMGQPMSMPVMISPTGVQAVHPDGEVAVARAAAARGVVMGLSSFASKPLDEVIAANPQTFFQIYWAGDRDSMVTRIERARAAGAAGLILTLDWSFVHSRDWGSPSIPQSIDLKTAVQFAPEVVVRPRWLLDWVRSGALPDLGVPNMVTGNEQPPGFFEAYGMWMGTPPPTWDDVAWLREQWGGPFMVKGIGRADEARRAVEAGATAISVSNHGGNNLDGTPAPIRVLPEVVAAVGGQVEIVMDGGIRRGSDVVKALALGAKAVMIGRAYLWGLAANGQAGVENVLDVLRMGIDSNLLGMGKSSIGELGPDDLVIPDDFSPPPTS; translated from the coding sequence GTGGCAAATCCCTGGTTCGAGTCCGTGGCGGTCGCGCAGGAGCGGGCGAAGAAGCGCTTGCCCAAGTCGGTGTACGGCGCGCTGATCGCCGGGACCGAGCGCGGCACGTCGATGAGCGACAACCTGGGGGCGTTCGACGAGCTCGGTGTCCGCCCGATCACCGCCGGCCAGTCGCCGACCCGCGAGATGGCGACCGAGGTGATGGGGCAACCGATGTCGATGCCGGTGATGATCTCGCCGACCGGCGTGCAGGCCGTGCATCCCGACGGCGAGGTCGCGGTCGCCCGCGCCGCAGCGGCGCGCGGCGTCGTGATGGGGCTCAGTTCGTTCGCGAGCAAGCCGCTCGACGAGGTGATCGCAGCCAACCCGCAGACGTTCTTCCAGATCTACTGGGCCGGTGACCGCGACTCGATGGTCACGCGGATCGAGCGGGCCAGGGCGGCCGGCGCAGCGGGGTTGATCCTCACGCTCGACTGGTCGTTCGTACACAGCCGCGATTGGGGCAGCCCCTCGATTCCCCAGTCGATCGATCTCAAGACGGCGGTGCAGTTCGCTCCCGAGGTCGTGGTACGGCCCCGTTGGTTGCTCGACTGGGTCCGCTCCGGCGCGCTCCCCGACCTCGGCGTGCCGAACATGGTCACCGGGAACGAGCAGCCTCCCGGCTTCTTCGAGGCGTACGGCATGTGGATGGGGACACCACCTCCGACCTGGGACGACGTCGCCTGGCTGCGCGAGCAGTGGGGTGGGCCGTTCATGGTCAAGGGCATCGGCCGGGCCGACGAGGCGCGGCGCGCCGTCGAGGCGGGCGCCACGGCGATCTCGGTGTCGAACCACGGCGGCAACAACCTCGATGGCACGCCGGCACCGATCCGGGTGCTCCCCGAAGTCGTCGCCGCGGTCGGCGGCCAGGTCGAGATCGTGATGGACGGCGGCATCCGTCGTGGCAGCGACGTCGTCAAGGCGCTCGCGCTCGGCGCGAAGGCCGTGATGATCGGGCGCGCCTACCTGTGGGGCCTCGCCGCCAACGGTCAGGCCGGTGTCGAGAACGTCCTCGACGTGCTCCGGATGGGGATCGACTCGAATCTGCTCGGCATGGGCAAGTCGTCGATCGGCGAACTGGGGCCCGACGACCTCGTGATCCCCGACGATTTCAGCCCGCCGCCGACGAGCTGA
- a CDS encoding DUF192 domain-containing protein yields the protein MPGTAGSDPADTAPDSTLKPGPDRSPVSSDQIGVRPEGFATVAARATLSDGTVCELCVWLADTASQRSQGLMFVTDLGPADAMAFRYPEPHTGTFWMKNTVLPLSIAFFDSDGGFLTSFDMEPCTSDPCPNYRTPDDFSIAVEVPRGTLADLGLVEGSTFELLDLPCTP from the coding sequence GTGCCCGGCACGGCCGGGTCGGACCCCGCCGACACGGCACCGGATTCGACCCTGAAGCCGGGCCCGGACCGGTCGCCGGTCAGCAGCGATCAGATCGGTGTGCGGCCCGAGGGCTTCGCCACGGTCGCGGCGCGCGCCACGTTGTCCGACGGCACGGTCTGCGAGCTGTGTGTGTGGCTGGCCGACACGGCGTCCCAGCGATCGCAGGGCCTCATGTTCGTCACCGACCTCGGTCCGGCCGATGCGATGGCGTTCCGTTATCCCGAGCCGCACACCGGCACGTTCTGGATGAAGAACACCGTGCTGCCGTTGTCGATCGCCTTCTTCGACTCCGACGGCGGCTTCCTGACGTCGTTCGACATGGAACCGTGCACGTCGGATCCCTGCCCGAACTACCGAACCCCCGACGACTTCTCGATCGCCGTCGAGGTACCGCGGGGAACGCTGGCCGACCTCGGCCTCGTCGAGGGCAGCACCTTCGAACTCCTCGACCTCCCCTGCACCCCCTGA